Proteins encoded together in one Thermococcus gammatolerans EJ3 window:
- a CDS encoding methionine adenosyltransferase produces MVEKVRNIVVEELVRTPVEMQEVELVERKGIGHPDSIADGIAEAVSRALSREYLKRYGIILHHNTDQVEVVGGRAYPQFGGGEVIKPIYILLSGRAVELVDREEFPVHQVAIKAAKDYLKKAVRHLDIENHVVIDSRIGQGSVDLVGVFNKAKENPIPLANDTSFGVGYAPLSETERIVLETEKLLNSEEFKKKCPAVGEDIKVMGLRKGDEIDLTIAAAIVDSEVSNPDDYMAVKEEIYEAAKGVVEEHTQRPTKIFVNTADDPKNGIYYITVTGTSAEAGDDGSVGRGNRVNGLITPNRHMSMEAAAGKNPVSHVGKIYNLLSMLIANDIAEQVEGVQEVYVRILSQIGKPIDEPLVASIQIIPKKGYSIDVLQKPAYEIADAWLADVTKIQKMILDDKLNVF; encoded by the coding sequence ATGGTCGAGAAAGTCAGGAACATAGTCGTTGAGGAACTCGTTAGAACTCCGGTTGAAATGCAGGAGGTTGAACTCGTCGAGAGAAAGGGAATAGGCCACCCTGACAGCATAGCCGACGGCATCGCCGAGGCGGTAAGCAGGGCTTTGAGCAGGGAGTATCTCAAGCGCTATGGTATAATTCTCCACCACAACACGGATCAGGTAGAGGTTGTTGGAGGAAGAGCCTACCCGCAGTTCGGGGGCGGTGAGGTCATAAAGCCAATTTACATCCTTCTCTCTGGAAGAGCTGTGGAGCTCGTCGATAGAGAGGAGTTTCCGGTTCACCAAGTCGCGATAAAGGCCGCGAAGGACTACCTCAAGAAAGCAGTTAGACACCTCGACATCGAGAACCACGTGGTAATTGATTCCCGCATCGGACAGGGAAGCGTTGATCTGGTTGGAGTTTTCAACAAGGCCAAGGAGAACCCGATTCCGCTCGCGAACGACACTTCCTTCGGTGTCGGCTACGCCCCGCTCAGCGAGACCGAGAGGATAGTCCTCGAGACTGAAAAGCTCCTTAACAGCGAGGAGTTCAAAAAGAAGTGCCCAGCGGTTGGAGAGGACATCAAGGTCATGGGCCTCAGGAAGGGCGACGAGATCGATCTGACCATTGCCGCTGCAATAGTTGACAGCGAGGTCTCAAACCCGGACGACTATATGGCCGTGAAAGAGGAGATCTACGAGGCGGCAAAGGGAGTAGTTGAGGAGCACACCCAGAGGCCGACCAAGATATTCGTGAACACCGCCGACGATCCGAAGAACGGAATTTACTACATCACCGTTACCGGAACCAGCGCCGAGGCGGGCGATGACGGTTCCGTAGGCAGAGGAAACCGCGTCAACGGGCTCATAACCCCAAACAGGCACATGAGCATGGAGGCAGCAGCCGGAAAGAACCCCGTTTCCCACGTCGGAAAGATCTACAACCTCCTTTCGATGCTCATAGCCAACGACATCGCCGAGCAGGTCGAAGGCGTGCAGGAGGTCTACGTCAGGATACTCAGCCAGATAGGCAAGCCCATCGATGAACCCCTCGTGGCGAGCATACAGATAATCCCGAAGAAGGGCTACTCCATAGACGTCCTCCAGAAGCCTGCATACGAGATAGCAGACGCCTGGCTCGCAGACGTAACAAAGATTCAGAAGATGATCCTAGACGACAAGCTCAACGTCTTCTGA
- a CDS encoding ATP-dependent helicase, with product MGEDRIQWARREYSDEEIFSILSEPVREWFRRKFGSFTPPQRYAVMEIHKGENVLISSPTGSGKTLSAFLSAINELILLGKEGKLEDKIYVLYVSPLRALNNDIKRNLEGPLAEIKEVAKELGYDLPEIRVGIRTSDTSSYEKSKMVKKPPHILITTPESLAIALNAPKFRERLKTVKYLIIDEVHALAENKRGSHLALSVERLQEMAEEKFVRIGLSATIHPLEEIAKFVFGFDDDGKPRPGLIVDVSFAKQTEIRVESVVEDLIYTPAGELSEALYRRLAELIREHRTTLIFTNTRSGAERVAFNLKKRYPEFEGLIEAHHSSLSREVRLDVEEKLKRGELKAVVTSTSLELGIDIGTIDLVVLIGSPKSVNRALQRIGRAGHRLHEVSKGVILALDRDDLVEVTVLAHNARNRRLDRVRIPKNPLDVLAQHLLGMALNRVWEVDEAYRVVKRAYPFKDLSFEDFMSVLRYLAGEYAGLEERKVYAKIWLEDGRFGRRGKMTRAIYYMNVGTIPDEAKIRVYTMDKKLIGTVEEEFAERLMPGDVFVLAGRTYEFVKSRGNKLYVIPREGAKPTIPAWFSEMLPLSFDLALDIQRFRREVKGLLKRKDAVRRLMRKYGIDEKASRAIIAYFREQARYSIIPDDETVLVEFVPGEKRNRYFFHTLIGRRANDALSRAFAYLVSKRKNCNVGIAINDNGFALLLPPEVELSEEEVMELFKVEDLRETLKRALDNTELLKRRFRHVANRGLLILRRYVGRSKRLGRQQVMAVSLLKVLKENYPDFPLLKEVYREIMEDKMDVESAELFLSWVREGKIRVVFQIHSVPSPFAFNLEAIGSSDVVLMEDRRELIKQLHRKIMAMIKETTSEDVELVV from the coding sequence ATGGGGGAGGATAGGATCCAGTGGGCGAGAAGGGAATATTCCGATGAGGAGATATTCTCGATCCTCAGTGAGCCGGTTAGGGAGTGGTTTAGGCGGAAGTTTGGAAGTTTCACGCCCCCCCAGCGCTACGCGGTTATGGAGATTCATAAGGGGGAGAACGTGTTAATTTCATCACCGACGGGTTCCGGAAAAACGCTTTCCGCTTTCCTCTCGGCCATAAACGAGCTCATCCTCCTCGGAAAGGAGGGAAAGCTTGAGGATAAGATCTACGTCCTCTACGTTTCCCCGTTGCGAGCGCTAAACAACGACATAAAGCGCAACTTGGAGGGACCTTTGGCTGAAATCAAGGAAGTGGCAAAGGAGCTCGGCTACGACCTGCCAGAAATCCGCGTCGGCATAAGGACGAGCGACACCTCGAGCTACGAGAAGAGCAAGATGGTGAAGAAACCGCCCCACATCCTCATAACTACTCCCGAGAGCCTCGCGATAGCTCTAAACGCTCCCAAGTTCCGGGAGAGGCTGAAGACGGTTAAATATCTCATCATAGACGAGGTTCACGCTCTGGCTGAGAACAAGCGCGGTTCCCACTTGGCTTTGAGCGTTGAGAGACTTCAAGAGATGGCCGAAGAGAAGTTCGTGAGAATCGGCCTGAGTGCGACGATACACCCGCTTGAGGAGATAGCGAAGTTCGTCTTCGGCTTCGATGACGATGGAAAGCCGAGACCTGGTCTTATTGTTGACGTCAGCTTCGCCAAGCAGACCGAGATTAGGGTCGAGAGCGTCGTCGAGGACTTAATCTACACTCCAGCCGGGGAGCTGAGCGAGGCCCTATACAGGAGGCTGGCCGAGCTGATCAGGGAGCACAGGACGACCCTAATTTTCACCAACACGAGGAGCGGTGCCGAGAGGGTCGCTTTCAACCTCAAGAAGCGCTACCCCGAGTTCGAGGGGCTCATTGAGGCGCACCATTCGAGTTTGTCGCGCGAGGTTAGGCTGGACGTTGAGGAGAAGCTGAAGAGAGGCGAGCTAAAAGCTGTTGTGACGAGTACATCTCTGGAGCTCGGAATAGACATCGGAACGATTGATTTGGTGGTTCTAATCGGCTCGCCGAAGAGCGTGAACCGTGCCCTGCAGAGAATTGGGCGAGCAGGCCACAGGCTTCACGAGGTCAGCAAGGGGGTTATTTTGGCCCTCGACAGGGACGACTTGGTCGAGGTTACCGTTTTGGCGCACAACGCGAGGAACAGAAGACTCGACCGCGTTAGGATTCCGAAGAACCCACTCGACGTATTAGCCCAGCACCTCCTCGGGATGGCCCTAAACAGGGTCTGGGAGGTTGATGAGGCTTATCGCGTCGTCAAACGAGCTTATCCCTTCAAGGATTTGTCTTTCGAGGACTTCATGAGCGTTTTGAGGTATTTGGCTGGAGAATACGCCGGTTTGGAGGAGCGGAAAGTCTACGCCAAGATATGGCTGGAGGACGGGCGCTTTGGACGGCGAGGAAAGATGACGCGGGCGATTTACTACATGAACGTCGGCACGATTCCAGATGAGGCCAAAATCCGCGTTTACACGATGGACAAAAAGCTAATCGGGACAGTTGAGGAGGAGTTCGCCGAGAGGCTGATGCCCGGCGATGTCTTCGTCTTAGCTGGAAGAACCTACGAGTTCGTCAAGAGCAGGGGCAACAAGCTCTACGTCATCCCGCGTGAGGGTGCCAAGCCGACTATTCCGGCGTGGTTCTCGGAGATGCTCCCTCTCAGCTTCGATTTAGCACTCGACATCCAGCGCTTCAGGAGGGAGGTTAAGGGCCTTCTTAAGAGGAAGGACGCGGTTAGAAGGCTGATGAGGAAGTACGGAATAGACGAAAAGGCCTCGCGCGCCATAATCGCCTACTTCCGCGAGCAGGCGAGATATTCAATAATTCCGGACGACGAGACGGTTCTTGTTGAGTTCGTTCCAGGGGAAAAGAGAAACCGCTACTTCTTCCACACGCTCATAGGGAGGCGCGCGAACGACGCTTTAAGCAGGGCCTTCGCCTACCTCGTGAGCAAGAGAAAGAACTGCAACGTTGGAATAGCGATAAACGACAACGGCTTTGCTTTACTCCTTCCGCCAGAGGTTGAGCTGAGCGAGGAGGAAGTGATGGAGCTTTTCAAGGTTGAGGACCTGAGGGAGACGCTGAAGAGGGCCCTCGACAACACCGAGCTACTGAAGAGGCGCTTCAGGCACGTGGCAAACAGGGGATTGCTAATCCTCAGGCGCTACGTCGGAAGGAGTAAGAGGCTCGGCAGGCAACAGGTCATGGCGGTCTCGCTCCTCAAGGTGCTCAAGGAGAACTACCCGGACTTCCCGCTCCTGAAGGAGGTCTACCGGGAGATTATGGAGGACAAGATGGACGTGGAAAGCGCTGAACTGTTCCTGAGCTGGGTTCGCGAGGGGAAAATAAGGGTGGTCTTCCAGATCCACAGCGTCCCAAGTCCCTTCGCCTTTAATCTCGAAGCGATAGGCTCGAGCGACGTGGTTCTTATGGAGGACAGGAGGGAGCTGATCAAACAGCTTCACAGAAAAATAATGGCAATGATAAAGGAAACGACATCAGAAGACGTTGAGCTTGTCGTCTAG
- the speE gene encoding polyamine aminopropyltransferase, translating to MGFNEMEGAFIEWYPRGYGVAFKVKRRLFAIQTDYQRLEIYETEGFGKLLVLDDTVQLVEVGEESYHEALVHPVMLAHPNPRRILVIGGGDGGTLREVLRHETVEKATMVEIDEGVVEASYLYLDVAKDLLERLIKGEEKRAELIIGDGVKYLRETDERFDVIIVDSTDPVGPAKLLFSEEFYRSAYEKLNERGLYITQAGSVYLFTNELIDAYRAMKKVFDRVYYFSFPVIGYASPWSFLVGVKGDIDFTKVDLERAKKLDLYYYDPERHETLFQMPRYVRQLLEERK from the coding sequence ATGGGATTCAACGAGATGGAGGGTGCTTTCATCGAATGGTACCCAAGGGGCTATGGAGTGGCTTTTAAGGTCAAGAGGAGGCTCTTTGCAATTCAAACGGACTATCAGAGGCTTGAAATCTACGAGACGGAAGGATTCGGAAAGCTGCTGGTTCTTGATGACACCGTTCAGCTCGTTGAGGTGGGAGAGGAGAGCTACCATGAGGCACTCGTTCATCCGGTCATGCTGGCACATCCGAACCCCAGAAGGATCCTCGTAATCGGCGGTGGGGACGGCGGGACTCTGAGGGAAGTCCTCAGGCATGAGACGGTTGAGAAGGCCACTATGGTGGAGATCGACGAGGGAGTCGTTGAGGCATCTTACCTCTACCTCGACGTCGCAAAGGACCTCCTTGAGCGTCTCATAAAGGGGGAGGAGAAAAGGGCTGAGCTGATAATTGGGGACGGCGTGAAGTACCTCAGAGAGACCGATGAGCGCTTCGACGTCATAATAGTGGACTCCACCGATCCCGTTGGTCCTGCGAAACTCCTCTTTTCCGAGGAATTCTACCGCTCGGCATATGAAAAGCTCAACGAGAGGGGTCTCTACATCACCCAAGCAGGCAGCGTTTACCTGTTTACCAACGAGCTCATCGACGCCTACCGGGCTATGAAGAAGGTCTTTGACAGAGTCTACTACTTCAGCTTCCCGGTTATCGGCTACGCCTCACCCTGGAGCTTCCTCGTCGGAGTTAAGGGGGACATCGATTTCACGAAGGTTGACCTTGAGAGGGCCAAGAAGCTCGATCTCTACTACTACGACCCTGAGAGGCACGAAACACTCTTCCAGATGCCCCGCTACGTAAGGCAACTCCTGGAGGAAAGGAAGTGA
- a CDS encoding lysylphosphatidylglycerol synthase transmembrane domain-containing protein has protein sequence MKLERKHFSLFLTILLGLFLAYRIREELSSIEWSKVDPSYFPAVFLFGVLAFLAYTAIWYFLLSSIRRVPFWRLVELNLVGSYLSMTLNSAIGGIVKAKYALPNWWQSIGIVALVTALEILPGGIVAIISGDLIVLPLLLLVLWGIVHEDSLYPLVALPFRLLGKGEWIRNFYLGWKTAKTNGGAFARAIAVAFLQASFLALALVVTGGAFGIRVPIEKGLVAVAYSTVIGGIVGTPGGIGGNELGVILAIGDVSAAATMAFVYKFFTQYIFAILGAIPFYRVLRENGKPL, from the coding sequence GTGAAGCTGGAAAGAAAGCACTTTTCTCTTTTCCTCACGATTCTTCTCGGCCTATTTCTTGCCTACAGGATAAGGGAAGAGCTAAGCTCCATTGAGTGGTCGAAGGTGGATCCCTCCTACTTTCCCGCCGTTTTTCTGTTCGGAGTCCTGGCCTTCCTGGCTTATACCGCGATATGGTACTTCCTGCTGTCTTCAATCAGGAGGGTCCCCTTCTGGAGATTAGTTGAGCTCAACCTCGTCGGGAGCTATCTATCAATGACCCTCAACTCTGCAATCGGGGGAATCGTGAAGGCCAAATACGCCCTTCCGAACTGGTGGCAGTCCATTGGGATCGTTGCCCTGGTTACTGCCCTTGAGATACTTCCAGGAGGCATAGTGGCCATAATCTCAGGTGATCTCATCGTTCTTCCGCTCCTCCTCTTGGTGTTATGGGGCATAGTTCACGAGGACTCGCTTTATCCCCTCGTGGCGCTTCCGTTCAGACTGCTGGGAAAGGGAGAGTGGATAAGAAACTTTTACCTCGGCTGGAAGACCGCCAAAACAAACGGGGGGGCCTTTGCCAGAGCCATCGCTGTAGCATTTCTTCAGGCAAGTTTTCTGGCCCTTGCCCTAGTTGTCACCGGCGGTGCCTTTGGGATCAGAGTTCCGATTGAGAAGGGCCTCGTGGCCGTTGCCTACTCAACGGTGATCGGGGGCATCGTTGGAACGCCCGGCGGGATCGGGGGAAACGAGCTCGGCGTTATACTCGCCATCGGCGACGTTTCCGCGGCCGCCACAATGGCGTTCGTGTACAAGTTTTTCACCCAGTACATCTTTGCCATCCTCGGGGCGATTCCCTTTTACAGGGTTTTAAGGGAGAACGGAAAACCCTTATAG
- a CDS encoding pyruvoyl-dependent arginine decarboxylase: MSWMTPKRAFMGAAAAEGGTKLNAFDNALLKLGIGNVNLVKLSSVIPAHIEWIEKVHDVPIGMLLPTVYAHIESDEPGMTISAALGVGISEGNEGGLIYEYSGYCTKEEAEEMVRKMVEEGFAVRGWKLKEFKAVSAEITVKEKPAAVVAAVVMFPY; encoded by the coding sequence ATGAGCTGGATGACTCCCAAGAGAGCTTTCATGGGTGCAGCTGCCGCAGAGGGGGGAACGAAGCTCAACGCTTTTGATAACGCCCTCCTGAAGCTGGGAATAGGAAACGTTAATCTCGTCAAGCTCAGCAGCGTTATACCCGCCCACATCGAGTGGATCGAAAAGGTTCACGACGTCCCAATAGGAATGCTCCTTCCAACGGTATACGCCCACATCGAGAGCGACGAACCGGGGATGACGATAAGCGCCGCCCTTGGTGTCGGTATAAGCGAGGGGAATGAGGGCGGTCTTATCTACGAGTATTCCGGCTACTGCACAAAGGAAGAGGCAGAGGAAATGGTCAGGAAGATGGTCGAGGAAGGCTTCGCTGTTCGCGGCTGGAAGCTCAAGGAGTTCAAGGCGGTCTCGGCCGAGATAACGGTCAAAGAAAAGCCCGCCGCAGTCGTTGCCGCTGTTGTCATGTTCCCCTACTAG
- a CDS encoding cation:proton antiporter, protein MQVIGYVLIIIALGRFLAELFERIGYPGIVGEITAGLLLGYFLRDVPAGEMNLLAEFGIFFLMILAGLEITPDELRMGGREALPVYLVTLAVMFFVTLPFTNYSISTGNILAASILAVASAPIVVRIKRFFGEEYLHVALSYAIISEVVILVLVYVLASFEEAHDPSDLAITIVKQVLFIGGVLYVNYKIGIQHKIWLITQLRRLRSDEAVFGAFMILAATLGFISEEVGMHFTIGAFLAGLLLHSDLVGTRQYERLETILSGVTYGIFAPIFFAWRGMNFRAEVTLATAYFFLAIYLVRFLLTVVLTWDGRLLSSIAKATGLVSFGILGLLVSDLGNSYGVLTGELYSISALTSIGGIFLAATIGRGLSFLRRSSGKGL, encoded by the coding sequence ATGCAGGTCATCGGCTACGTGCTCATCATCATAGCCCTCGGCAGGTTTCTGGCGGAGCTCTTCGAGAGGATAGGTTATCCCGGAATAGTCGGTGAGATAACGGCAGGTTTGCTCCTGGGTTACTTTCTCAGAGACGTTCCGGCGGGAGAGATGAACCTTCTGGCCGAGTTTGGGATATTCTTCCTTATGATCCTCGCGGGCCTTGAAATAACACCTGATGAGCTCCGCATGGGTGGCAGGGAGGCTCTCCCGGTTTATCTCGTGACCCTCGCCGTGATGTTCTTCGTCACCCTGCCGTTTACTAATTACTCCATCTCAACTGGAAACATCCTTGCGGCTTCGATACTGGCCGTTGCCAGCGCTCCGATCGTCGTTCGGATAAAGCGTTTCTTCGGGGAGGAATACCTCCATGTGGCCCTTTCGTACGCAATAATAAGCGAGGTCGTCATACTCGTTCTCGTCTATGTACTCGCCAGCTTCGAGGAAGCGCACGATCCATCCGATCTTGCGATAACTATCGTGAAGCAGGTTCTCTTTATAGGGGGGGTTCTTTACGTCAACTATAAGATTGGAATCCAGCACAAGATCTGGCTGATAACACAGCTCAGGCGCCTCAGGAGCGACGAGGCCGTCTTCGGGGCCTTCATGATCCTCGCTGCGACGCTGGGCTTCATAAGCGAGGAGGTTGGAATGCACTTCACAATCGGCGCCTTCCTCGCCGGTCTGCTCCTTCACAGCGATCTCGTTGGGACTAGACAGTACGAGAGGCTTGAGACCATATTGAGCGGCGTTACCTACGGTATCTTCGCCCCCATCTTCTTTGCCTGGCGCGGGATGAACTTCAGGGCGGAGGTCACCCTTGCGACGGCTTATTTCTTCCTTGCGATTTATCTCGTCCGCTTCCTGCTGACGGTTGTCCTAACGTGGGACGGAAGGCTCCTCAGCTCGATCGCAAAGGCTACCGGGCTCGTGAGCTTCGGCATCCTCGGGCTGCTTGTTTCGGACCTCGGGAACTCCTACGGCGTATTAACAGGTGAGCTCTACTCCATATCGGCTTTGACGTCCATTGGAGGCATCTTCCTCGCGGCGACGATCGGCAGGGGTCTTTCCTTCCTCCGCCGTTCGAGTGGGAAAGGTTTATAA
- a CDS encoding DUF2226 domain-containing protein, with protein sequence MKLPDTRPLKENVVVISPSDLAQEVKSVASQSGGAFLKIFGKKDNSKYYLTILFDRTKVLAAEGQDLESGAQVIGEEAINLFRKLMGNPMVVDVYSLDEIGVKISIAENLDVYSKTPKITIEELFGGRAPARVEKPKPVPKPAEKPVEKPAEKPVKAREKPKPKPGEIEIVIEIPGGDVLEEALKEYTKHLISEAKRIRTLQINKVVYSGELTEGVVYLNVHIYGHSEGQMREVAEKRMLHAISKYAPVILRMADIKPILKEIKVILDGKEVAPQEIVERDKKKIGKVDREGRLTLAVLEDVWPYFSAMMRTVVNEIERQGIAVKAATFDVPGRKEFEVNAKLAVETSLSEDQARKIIRDIITKHTKELGRTLKRYMTVHNVEVEFIKKAETVKPSAKVPTTGKAAEILQKKAELEKEVEKLLQQAGVEELAFLTEEKKRESEKALLRSRIEPAMEELKNRLHTELKLIPRVTFKWLKLNWDAKGTTVYVDIEASFMKEEIGGLFGSFSGVDEGRIKQDVRETILRVIRDIQKEYGIKISLNKFNVIVR encoded by the coding sequence ATGAAGCTGCCGGACACAAGGCCCCTGAAAGAAAACGTCGTTGTAATATCTCCCTCGGATTTAGCTCAAGAGGTCAAGAGCGTAGCTTCCCAGTCTGGGGGAGCGTTCCTGAAGATCTTTGGCAAGAAGGACAACTCCAAGTACTACCTTACAATACTCTTCGACAGAACCAAGGTTCTGGCCGCCGAGGGGCAGGACTTGGAATCAGGGGCTCAGGTAATCGGTGAAGAGGCTATAAACCTCTTCCGGAAGCTGATGGGCAACCCGATGGTCGTCGACGTCTATTCCCTCGATGAGATCGGTGTCAAGATCTCGATAGCCGAGAACCTTGACGTATACTCCAAAACTCCCAAGATAACGATAGAGGAACTCTTTGGGGGAAGGGCCCCAGCAAGGGTCGAAAAGCCCAAGCCCGTGCCAAAACCTGCTGAAAAACCAGTTGAAAAGCCCGCTGAAAAGCCTGTGAAGGCTCGGGAAAAGCCCAAGCCAAAGCCCGGCGAGATCGAGATCGTTATCGAGATCCCCGGCGGGGACGTCCTCGAGGAGGCCCTGAAGGAGTACACGAAGCACTTGATCTCAGAGGCCAAGCGGATAAGAACGCTCCAGATAAACAAGGTCGTCTACTCCGGTGAGCTCACCGAGGGCGTCGTCTACCTCAATGTCCACATATACGGCCACAGTGAAGGACAGATGAGGGAGGTAGCCGAAAAGAGAATGCTCCACGCCATAAGCAAATACGCCCCCGTTATACTCAGAATGGCGGATATAAAGCCCATTCTCAAGGAGATAAAGGTCATCCTCGACGGCAAGGAGGTGGCCCCACAGGAGATCGTTGAAAGGGACAAGAAGAAGATCGGGAAAGTTGACCGGGAGGGCAGGCTTACCCTTGCCGTTCTTGAGGACGTCTGGCCTTACTTCAGCGCAATGATGAGAACTGTCGTTAACGAGATAGAACGCCAAGGAATAGCTGTTAAGGCGGCCACTTTTGACGTTCCTGGCAGGAAGGAATTCGAAGTGAACGCGAAGCTCGCAGTTGAGACTTCCCTCTCAGAGGATCAGGCAAGGAAGATAATAAGGGACATCATCACAAAGCACACGAAGGAACTCGGTAGGACGCTGAAGAGGTACATGACGGTTCACAACGTTGAGGTGGAATTCATAAAGAAGGCCGAGACTGTGAAACCATCTGCAAAGGTGCCAACAACGGGTAAAGCTGCGGAGATCCTCCAGAAGAAGGCGGAGCTGGAGAAGGAGGTCGAGAAGCTACTCCAGCAGGCGGGTGTTGAGGAACTAGCCTTTTTGACGGAAGAAAAGAAGCGTGAAAGCGAAAAGGCTCTGCTGAGGAGCAGGATAGAGCCGGCAATGGAGGAGCTCAAGAACCGGCTCCACACCGAGCTCAAGCTCATTCCGAGGGTTACTTTTAAGTGGCTCAAGCTCAACTGGGACGCCAAGGGGACGACGGTTTACGTGGACATTGAAGCATCGTTCATGAAGGAGGAGATAGGCGGTCTTTTCGGATCCTTTTCGGGCGTTGATGAGGGCAGGATCAAGCAGGACGTCAGGGAAACCATACTCCGCGTGATCAGGGATATACAGAAAGAGTACGGCATCAAGATCAGTCTCAACAAGTTCAACGTTATCGTTAGGTGA
- a CDS encoding DHH family phosphoesterase — MRILILGGGSIGRQIAEALKGEFEITIVEKDELRAKSLEESGFNVVQGDFSYTATLLKAGVDRANVVVITTRNLEAVKKAIYVIRTNNKEVPIVALLPDDMPKETMEDIILEEFEKEVKIDYGIYPQKAITEAFLRTLFQLGEKKNALMLLKKLKEIKEKTDSLLILTHNNPDPDAISSAVALSLIAQNVGLKTTIAYGGEITHHENQAFVNLLGINLRRVSRGSYEIRKHSAIAIVDTQPNGNLTILEPEDREKVQILIDHHQIFQHLHELLPSDAFVDIREDVKASASILTEYIKALNIPLSETLATALFYGIYTDTKKFSQLSQVDLKAIEFLAGKVNHELLERIEHPDISTETAEILARAILNRKSYKNVVISNVGFIRNRDALAESADFLLRLEGISTVLVFGIVDDYIEMSARTRDVRVNIGAVMKEAFGEIGSGGGHATMGGARIPLGLFKLAKDKNSLLRLAEEAITEKFLEALKIKEQG, encoded by the coding sequence ATGCGCATCCTGATCCTCGGTGGGGGGAGCATAGGCAGGCAGATCGCGGAAGCACTCAAGGGAGAGTTTGAAATAACAATAGTGGAAAAGGACGAGCTCCGCGCGAAATCCCTCGAGGAGAGCGGTTTCAACGTTGTTCAGGGGGATTTTTCGTACACAGCGACCCTTCTGAAGGCCGGCGTTGACAGGGCCAACGTCGTCGTGATAACCACCAGAAACCTCGAGGCGGTAAAGAAGGCCATCTACGTTATAAGAACCAACAACAAGGAGGTTCCCATAGTCGCCCTTCTGCCAGATGACATGCCCAAGGAAACGATGGAGGACATAATCCTGGAGGAATTCGAGAAGGAGGTCAAGATAGACTACGGCATCTACCCCCAGAAGGCCATAACAGAGGCCTTCCTCAGAACGCTCTTCCAGCTCGGCGAGAAGAAGAACGCCCTCATGCTCCTAAAGAAGCTCAAGGAAATAAAGGAAAAAACGGACTCCCTGCTGATACTCACCCACAACAACCCGGATCCAGATGCAATCTCTTCAGCTGTTGCGCTGTCCCTGATAGCCCAGAACGTCGGTCTGAAAACAACGATAGCCTACGGAGGGGAGATCACCCACCATGAAAATCAGGCCTTCGTGAACTTACTCGGAATAAACCTGAGGCGTGTTTCTAGAGGGTCTTACGAGATACGAAAGCACAGTGCGATAGCAATAGTTGACACCCAGCCGAACGGAAACCTGACGATTCTCGAGCCAGAGGACCGGGAAAAGGTGCAGATCCTCATAGACCATCATCAGATCTTCCAGCACCTCCACGAACTTCTGCCAAGCGACGCCTTTGTGGACATCAGGGAGGACGTTAAGGCCTCGGCATCCATACTCACCGAGTACATAAAGGCACTCAACATACCCCTCTCCGAGACCCTCGCTACTGCACTCTTCTATGGCATCTACACGGACACAAAGAAGTTCTCCCAGCTCAGCCAGGTCGACCTAAAGGCCATCGAGTTCCTGGCCGGAAAGGTTAACCACGAGCTCCTGGAGAGGATAGAGCACCCGGACATCTCAACCGAAACTGCGGAGATACTGGCGAGGGCAATACTCAACAGGAAGTCCTACAAGAACGTCGTCATCTCGAACGTCGGCTTTATAAGGAACAGGGATGCGCTGGCCGAATCGGCGGACTTCCTCCTCAGGCTCGAGGGCATAAGCACGGTTCTTGTCTTCGGAATAGTGGACGACTACATAGAGATGTCAGCCCGGACAAGGGACGTGAGGGTGAACATAGGGGCCGTCATGAAGGAAGCCTTTGGGGAGATAGGTAGCGGGGGCGGCCACGCGACGATGGGGGGCGCGAGGATTCCCCTGGGCCTCTTCAAGCTTGCAAAGGACAAGAATTCCCTTCTGAGGCTGGCGGAGGAGGCGATAACCGAGAAGTTCCTGGAGGCGCTCAAGATAAAGGAGCAGGGTTGA